From Salvia splendens isolate huo1 chromosome 16, SspV2, whole genome shotgun sequence, a single genomic window includes:
- the LOC121770138 gene encoding 2-methylene-furan-3-one reductase-like produces MRKIVKKCWVIDQLAKHVFGASMIAATASTLKLELVKSFGADLAIDYTKFFFEDLDTKFDLVYDAVDRAMKALKEGGSVVVIDPKDSMFVLTSSGEFLRKVHSYLKSGKIKAVLDPKGTIPF; encoded by the exons ATGCGAAAGATAGTGAAGAAATGTTGGGTTATAGATCAG CTAGCAAAACATGTGTTTGGTGCATCAATGATTGCTGCGACAGCCAGCACTTTGAAGCTGGAATTGGTGAAAAGTTTTGGTGCAGACTTGGCTATTGATTACACCAAATTTTTTTTCGAAGATTTGGATACCAAATTCGACCTAGTTTATGATGCAGTTG ATAGAGCGATGAAGGCGTTGAAGGAAGGTGGTAGCGTGGTAGTGATTGATCCAAAGGACTCTATGTTTGTCTTGACCTCGAGTGGGGAGTTTTTAAGGAAAGTCCATTCGTATTTGAAGAGTGGGAAGATTAAGGCCGTGCTTGACCCTAAAGGGACCATTCCCTTTTGA
- the LOC121770610 gene encoding U-box domain-containing protein 18-like yields MLNNSDEFHRRILNLPAIRPCESVSFPTLLTSLINLGRSICRFKSKIFFTNKPNATNSIRLIEALLIFFEDLCPTAAPPRSESSTALCLSELHFIFQKLRFLLEDCSRDDARLLMLVKSEEASTHFRVLINAIAVALDVLPATESGAGEEALEVVELVRKQAAGSSCQVGRDDRRAMRRILRITGRFGRGIAPEPVDLRRALDDLKIGSWGECNDEIKCLESELGRECGTDVKRDLAFIGSLIAFLTYCRCTVFMRVERSRKNRVYQEIDNRSVRVLRCDDFRCPITLEIMRDPVTLLTGQTYERSSILKWFGSGNHTCPVTGEKLTSVDLVPNLALKRLVMHKFQEDLIKSNESRKQSTIDTCSVEAEQAMTLLANFLVGKLVTGTNEDQNKAVFEIRLLTKTSNFNRSCLVEADAIPSLLELIRSTSRALQHNAMAALLNLSKYPRGQKIIMENGGLDVIVEVLNNGLTGEARQHAAGVLFYLSSVEDNRRKIGRTPGAIQGLMGVLTDGEDRGKKSALAAFLGLLVHPENHWRVQAAGLVPLLVNLLRSSENGDLVADSLTVLAALAVKVDGAVAIVSAGILPIIVQILGSSNSRDASEYSVSLLLSLCSNDATDVVPILVKNSSLMVSLYSLISNGSPRSTKKAASLIRILHAFNEKSSSSLSQEQFVRVW; encoded by the coding sequence ATGTTAAATAATTCCGACGAATTCCACCGCCGGATTTTGAATCTTCCGGCGATTAGACCCTGCGAATCCGTCTCCTTCCCAACTCTTCTAACCTCTCTGATCAATCTCGGCCGCTCAATATGCAGATTCAAATCCAaaatcttcttcacaaacaagcCAAACGCAACAAATTCAATTCGCCTAATCGAAGCTCTCCTCATCTTCTTCGAAGATCTCTGCCCCACCGCTGCGCCGCCGAGATCCGAATCCTCCACAGCCCTATGCCTCTCCGAGCTCCACTTCATCTTCCAGAAGCTTCGATTCCTTCTAGAAGACTGCTCCAGAGACGACGCCAGGCTGCTGATGCTCGTCAAATCGGAGGAAGCCTCCACGCATTTCCGCGTGCTCATTAACGCCATCGCAGTGGCTCTCGACGTCCTTCCGGCGACGGAATCCGGCGCCGGCGAGGAGGCTCTGGAAGTGGTGGAGCTCGTGAGGAAGCAGGCGGCGGGATCGAGCTGCCAAGTGGGGAGAGACGATAGGCGGGCGATGCGAAGGATTCTCCGCATCACTGGCCGGTTCGGGCGAGGGATCGCGCCCGAACCGGTTGATCTGAGAAGGGCTCTCGATGATTTGAAAATCGGGAGCTGGGGCGAATGTAACGACGAGATCAAGTGTTTGGAGAGCGAGCTTGGACGAGAATGTGGGACGGATGTGAAAAGGGATTTGGCTTTCATCGGAAGTTTGATCGCATTCTTGACCTATTGTAGGTGCACGGTTTTCATGAGAGTGGAGAGATCAAGAAAAAACCGGGTTTATCAAGAAATCGATAACCGGTCGGTTCGGGTGCTGAGATGTGATGATTTTAGGTGCCCGATCACATTGGAGATCATGCGTGATCCGGTTACATTGTTGACCGGTCAAACGTACGAAAGATCTTCGATCCTGAAATGGTTCGGTTCGGGCAATCACACTTGCCCCGTGACGGGTGAGAAGCTGACGAGCGTTGATTTGGTTCCGAATCTTGCTCTGAAGCGTCTCGTCATGCACAAATTTCAAGAAGACCTGATCAAAAGCAATGAATCGAGGAAACAGTCAACGATTGATACATGCAGTGTAGAGGCAGAACAAGCCATGACCCTGCTCGCTAACTTTTTGGTTGGGAAGTTGGTCACTGGGACCAACGAGGACCAAAATAAGGCCGTATTCGAGATCCGTCTACTTACCAAAACAAGTAATTTTAACCGATCTTGTTTGGTCGAAGCAGATGCGATCCCATCTTTGTTGGAGCTAATTCGTTCGACTAGTCGGGCTTTGCAACATAATGCGATGGCGGCATTGCTCAATTTGTCGAAGTATCCTAGGGGCCAGAAGATCATAATGGAAAATGGGGGATTGGACGTTATAGTCGAGGTCTTGAACAACGGCCTAACTGGGGAAGCACGCCAGCATGCAGCCGGCGTGCTATTCTATCTTTCCTCCGTTGAAGATAACCGAAGGAAGATAGGGAGGACCCCAGGGGCCATCCAGGGCCTAATGGGGGTCCTCACGGATGGGGAGGATCGAGGTAAAAAGAGCGCCTTAGCCGCGTTTCTAGGCCTCCTAGTGCACCCTGAGAACCATTGGAGGGTGCAAGCAGCAGGACTAGTTCCGCTTCTAGTAAATCTGCTAAGATCTTCTGAAAACGGAGATCTAGTAGCAGATTCTCTAACTGTTTTGGCCGCACTTGCAGTCAAAGTTGACGGAGCGGTGGCCATTGTCAGTGCCGGGATTCTGCCTATCATAGTGCAGATTCTTGGCTCCTCCAACTCCAGAGACGCCAGCGAATACAGTGTGTCGTTACTACTTTCTTTATGTAGCAACGATGCGACAGACGTGGTTCCAATTTTAGTAAAGAACTCGTCATTGATGGTGTCACTCTACTCATTGATCTCCAATGGCTCGCCTCGATCCACCAAGAAAGCGGCATCGCTCATCCGGATTCTTCATGCTTTCAATGAGAAGAGCTCTTCATCTCTATCTCAAGAACAATTTGTTCGTGTGTGGTAA